The following are encoded in a window of Sulfurimonas sp. C5 genomic DNA:
- a CDS encoding murein transglycosylase A, protein MKRAIIFILITISFFGCTTQPRVEKPQAMQKSSFENLPDSFENEDFNSVLELFKNNCQTKRTLKVYPQLCKKAEDVNNSKEFILQNFQPYQLNNQKDGSDEGLLTGYYLASIHASLEKSDKYKYPVYETPTDLVSVDLSTIYPELKHYRLRGRLVEGKVIPYYTRKEAAKLQAPVLCYCDSKIDKFFLEIQGSGKVYLDDNSTMYIGYDNQNGHKYKAIGRYLIKLGEIEPENISMQSIRRWLELHPERIDEVLNYNKSMVFFKEKEQGAIGALGLPLTPMRSIAVDRRYIKLGTMVYLDADLEDKKISKIVFAQDTGGAIKGSVRADFFTGFGEDAQAIAGKLKAPLKMWVFLPKEGNKEENE, encoded by the coding sequence ATGAAACGAGCTATTATTTTTATTTTGATTACAATATCATTTTTTGGATGTACAACTCAGCCTAGAGTTGAAAAACCTCAGGCTATGCAAAAGAGTAGTTTTGAAAACTTGCCAGATAGTTTTGAAAATGAAGATTTCAATTCAGTTTTAGAGCTTTTTAAAAATAATTGTCAGACAAAAAGAACATTGAAAGTTTATCCTCAGTTATGTAAAAAAGCAGAAGATGTTAACAACTCTAAAGAGTTTATACTGCAAAACTTTCAACCGTATCAATTAAACAATCAAAAAGACGGAAGTGATGAAGGGCTCTTAACAGGGTATTACTTGGCAAGTATTCATGCTTCGCTTGAAAAATCGGATAAGTATAAGTATCCTGTATACGAGACACCTACTGATCTGGTAAGTGTTGATCTCTCTACAATTTACCCTGAATTAAAACATTACAGACTACGTGGCAGATTGGTTGAAGGTAAAGTTATCCCTTACTATACAAGAAAAGAAGCTGCTAAATTACAGGCACCAGTACTATGTTACTGTGATTCTAAAATCGATAAATTTTTCTTGGAAATTCAAGGTTCAGGAAAAGTATATTTAGATGACAACAGTACTATGTATATAGGGTATGACAATCAAAACGGGCATAAATATAAAGCGATAGGTAGATATCTAATAAAATTGGGTGAGATAGAGCCTGAAAATATTTCAATGCAAAGTATACGTAGATGGTTGGAGTTACATCCAGAGCGTATAGATGAGGTTTTAAACTATAATAAATCGATGGTTTTCTTCAAAGAAAAAGAGCAAGGAGCAATAGGAGCATTGGGTTTGCCACTGACACCTATGCGTTCAATTGCTGTGGATCGTCGTTATATAAAGTTAGGAACTATGGTATACTTAGATGCTGATTTGGAAGATAAGAAGATCAGTAAAATTGTATTTGCACAAGATACGGGTGGAGCTATAAAGGGTAGTGTAAGGGCTGATTTTTTCACAGGATTTGGAGAAGATGCTCAAGCTATAGCAGGGAAATTAAAAGCTCCACTGAAAATGTGGGTATTTTTACCAAAAGAGGGAAATAAAGAGGAAAATGAATAG
- the dnaJ gene encoding molecular chaperone DnaJ, with protein sequence MEELSYYEILEISQTADKAEIKKAYRKMAKKYHPDKNPDDSEAEHMFKLCNEAYQCLSDDQQRGIYDRYGKEGLQGMGGGSRSSGGFDDLGAIFEEMFSGFGGGRSRRRNPADMDKYPLDMNVDMKITFEEAVFGCEKEVSYSYKDACGDCNGTGAKDGKLSTCPHCKGQGQILMQQGFMTFSQTCPHCQGSGSAATDKCTTCKGDGYKTVKESVTIKIPAGIDTGNRLRVSGKGNIGKKGNRGDLYVTFDVKPDKHFIRDENDVYIEIPVFFTQAVKGDTLTIPSLTGELELKLEYGTRDKQRYTFRGEGIQDVHGHGKGNLIAVVNIQYPNKLSDEQLELLNKLQESFGVESKPHEGVLDSVIDKMKSWFK encoded by the coding sequence ATGGAAGAGTTAAGCTATTATGAGATTTTAGAAATTTCGCAAACTGCAGATAAGGCAGAAATCAAAAAAGCTTATAGAAAAATGGCAAAAAAATATCATCCAGATAAAAATCCGGATGACTCTGAAGCTGAACATATGTTCAAACTTTGTAATGAAGCATACCAATGTTTAAGCGATGACCAACAAAGAGGTATCTATGATAGATACGGTAAAGAAGGTCTTCAAGGGATGGGAGGAGGCTCTCGTTCTTCAGGTGGTTTTGATGACCTTGGTGCTATTTTTGAAGAGATGTTCAGCGGTTTTGGCGGAGGACGCTCAAGAAGAAGAAATCCTGCAGATATGGACAAATACCCTCTTGATATGAATGTCGATATGAAAATCACTTTCGAAGAAGCAGTTTTCGGTTGTGAAAAAGAGGTATCATACTCGTATAAAGATGCATGTGGTGACTGTAACGGTACTGGTGCAAAAGACGGTAAACTTTCAACATGTCCACATTGTAAAGGTCAAGGTCAGATATTGATGCAACAAGGTTTTATGACCTTTTCTCAAACATGTCCACACTGTCAAGGAAGCGGAAGTGCTGCAACTGATAAGTGTACTACATGTAAAGGAGATGGTTACAAAACTGTCAAAGAGAGTGTAACTATCAAAATCCCTGCAGGGATAGATACAGGTAATCGTCTAAGAGTTTCAGGAAAAGGGAATATAGGTAAAAAAGGTAACCGCGGAGATCTTTACGTTACTTTTGATGTGAAACCGGATAAGCACTTTATTCGTGATGAGAACGATGTTTACATTGAAATACCTGTGTTTTTTACACAAGCCGTTAAAGGTGATACGCTTACAATCCCTTCACTAACAGGTGAGCTGGAGCTTAAGCTTGAATATGGAACTCGTGACAAACAACGCTATACTTTCAGAGGTGAAGGTATACAAGATGTTCACGGACACGGTAAAGGAAACTTAATTGCTGTTGTAAATATCCAATATCCGAATAAATTAAGTGATGAACAGCTAGAATTACTTAATAAACTCCAAGAATCTTTTGGTGTAGAGTCAAAACCACATGAAGGTGTGCTTGATTCTGTCATCGATAAAATGAAAAGTTGGTTCAAATAA
- a CDS encoding class II aldolase and adducin N-terminal domain-containing protein: MNKDHLKRKLASLSLSMFRKDFFGIYHGSMSAKTESGRFLINTKEAVFDDLDEGSLIELYFKKDYRWHQASIDADIHHNIYSQISDAKFICFSMPQFTTAYSLYHNIISPKDYFGHKVLGNIPIYDPKQFEDWYDRARSEIPYYFQTHKTNIMVIRGYGVYAYNRDIHEMAKKLAILEKSCRLLMLDTNNILDDN; this comes from the coding sequence ATGAATAAAGATCATCTTAAACGTAAGCTTGCTTCTTTGTCTCTTTCTATGTTTAGAAAGGACTTCTTCGGTATTTATCACGGTTCTATGTCGGCTAAAACCGAATCGGGACGTTTTTTGATTAATACGAAAGAAGCTGTTTTTGATGATCTTGATGAAGGTTCACTAATTGAACTATATTTTAAAAAAGATTACCGCTGGCATCAGGCAAGTATTGATGCCGACATCCATCACAATATATACTCACAAATTTCAGATGCTAAATTTATTTGTTTTTCAATGCCGCAATTTACAACTGCCTATTCACTTTATCATAACATCATTTCTCCAAAAGATTATTTCGGGCATAAAGTACTTGGTAATATTCCTATCTATGATCCAAAACAGTTTGAAGATTGGTACGATCGTGCACGTTCTGAAATTCCATACTATTTCCAGACACATAAAACAAATATTATGGTAATTCGCGGTTATGGTGTATATGCTTATAACAGAGATATCCACGAAATGGCAAAAAAACTTGCCATTCTGGAAAAAAGTTGCAGACTTTTAATGCTTGATACAAATAATATCTTGGACGACAACTAA
- a CDS encoding adenosylmethionine--8-amino-7-oxononanoate transaminase yields the protein MKNEELKNRDLEVLWHPCTQMKDHEVLPLTPIKKAYGVYLEDFEENKYIDAVSSWWVNLFGHTNKYINEKIKEQLDTLEHVIIAGFTHEPVVRLSERLVKLTPKGLDKCFYADNGSSAVEVALKMSYHANLNDGKNKPLFVSLTNSYHGETIGALSVGDVELYKDTYKPLLIQSVQTPVPKDTTIEAAREAAQQFEELCKKRAEEISAIILEPLIQGAGYMHMYHPEFLVLVRDICDRYDIHLIADEVMVGFGRTGEMFACDVAGVSPDFIVLSKGLTGGYLPLSVVLTSNEIYMKFYCDYNEYKAFLHSHSYTGNALACAAANATLDIFENENIIEKNKELSAYMAKRLEEFKDLENVDHVRQRGMVCAIELKGYTAEERIGLKVYQHGLKNGVLLRPLGHIVYFMPPYVITQEECDKMFDVALEAIKTL from the coding sequence ATGAAGAATGAAGAATTAAAAAATAGAGACCTAGAAGTACTGTGGCATCCGTGTACACAGATGAAAGATCACGAGGTTTTACCTCTCACACCTATAAAAAAAGCTTATGGCGTATACTTAGAAGATTTTGAAGAAAACAAATACATAGATGCAGTGAGCTCATGGTGGGTAAATCTTTTTGGACATACAAATAAATATATCAATGAAAAGATTAAAGAACAGTTGGATACTTTAGAACACGTTATTATTGCAGGTTTTACACATGAACCTGTTGTAAGGCTTTCTGAAAGACTTGTAAAATTGACACCGAAAGGATTAGATAAATGTTTTTATGCAGATAACGGTTCCTCAGCTGTGGAAGTGGCACTGAAGATGAGTTATCATGCAAATCTTAATGACGGGAAAAATAAACCTCTTTTTGTTTCACTTACAAATTCTTATCATGGAGAGACTATTGGAGCACTGAGTGTTGGAGATGTAGAACTTTACAAAGATACATACAAACCGCTTTTAATCCAGTCTGTTCAAACACCTGTACCAAAAGATACTACTATAGAAGCAGCTCGTGAAGCGGCACAGCAGTTTGAAGAGTTATGTAAAAAAAGAGCAGAGGAGATAAGTGCCATTATATTAGAGCCTCTTATTCAAGGAGCAGGGTATATGCATATGTATCATCCTGAATTTTTGGTACTTGTTCGCGATATATGTGATCGCTATGATATCCACTTAATTGCAGATGAAGTTATGGTCGGTTTTGGAAGAACTGGGGAGATGTTTGCCTGTGATGTAGCAGGAGTGTCACCTGACTTTATAGTTCTTTCAAAAGGTTTGACAGGTGGATATTTACCACTTTCAGTAGTGCTAACATCTAATGAGATCTATATGAAGTTTTATTGTGACTATAATGAGTATAAAGCATTTTTACATTCCCATTCATACACGGGAAATGCACTTGCATGTGCTGCTGCAAACGCGACACTAGATATTTTTGAAAATGAAAATATTATAGAAAAAAACAAAGAACTGTCAGCTTATATGGCTAAAAGATTGGAAGAGTTTAAAGATTTAGAGAATGTCGATCATGTCAGACAAAGGGGAATGGTATGTGCGATCGAACTCAAAGGCTACACTGCTGAAGAGAGAATAGGGCTTAAAGTGTATCAACACGGTTTAAAAAATGGTGTACTACTTCGTCCTCTAGGGCATATCGTATATTTTATGCCGCCGTATGTTATCACTCAAGAGGAGTGTGACAAGATGTTTGATGTCGCTTTAGAAGCGATTAAAACGCTTTAA
- a CDS encoding peptidylprolyl isomerase, translating to MITWMQRHKKWLIITIWVSTIAFVGAGFVGWGQYSYGDKAGAVAKVGDVEISMGELQKSYSRLYQQYAQMFQGNFDEERAKQFGLQKQALQQLVQQALLVNLAQSYNLSISDQELYEQLQQDKNFYKNGVFDKEVYKQVLSQNRLSIAEYEQELRKELLIQKTISLLKVQPSKNESKILDTLLGISDKIEYKVLSPEEIVIDIKEDDLKAFWQTMQNKFMTDVSYDIKFIKQEAVTDTYDEATISKYYEENKTHFKDKEGKLLELAQAKDAVVTELNAAATKKAALRAFVDYKNGKLDANTPVGEATVSMRKNPFNSEVLQKLATTAMTKPFIKPIEVNGIYYSFELVNVNPATPKTFAEAKSLVIPFYLDQKKKEKILELANHSVETFKGETSKFLTIESTDKLDSLTDGENMEFLQKLFKSDKKRSFITLQSGKIVLYDILEQKLLEKSNNDQANVVARLKTGIFSEGLMKTLQSRYKTEIFIQGL from the coding sequence ATGATTACATGGATGCAAAGACACAAAAAGTGGCTGATTATTACTATCTGGGTCTCAACTATCGCATTTGTCGGTGCCGGATTTGTCGGTTGGGGTCAATATAGTTACGGAGATAAAGCCGGAGCAGTTGCCAAAGTAGGCGATGTTGAAATCTCTATGGGAGAACTTCAAAAATCTTATTCAAGACTTTACCAACAATATGCACAAATGTTCCAAGGTAACTTCGACGAAGAGAGAGCAAAACAATTCGGACTACAAAAACAAGCATTACAACAACTTGTACAACAAGCACTTTTAGTGAATTTAGCACAATCATACAATTTAAGTATTAGTGATCAAGAATTATATGAACAACTTCAACAAGATAAAAACTTCTATAAAAACGGTGTATTTGATAAAGAAGTTTATAAACAGGTTCTATCACAAAACAGACTTAGCATTGCTGAATATGAACAAGAGCTAAGAAAAGAACTTCTTATTCAAAAAACAATCTCTTTATTAAAAGTACAGCCGAGTAAAAACGAATCGAAAATTTTAGATACTTTACTTGGTATTTCAGATAAGATCGAGTATAAAGTATTATCTCCTGAAGAGATCGTTATAGATATCAAAGAAGATGATTTAAAAGCATTTTGGCAAACAATGCAAAATAAATTCATGACTGATGTAAGTTATGATATAAAATTTATTAAACAAGAAGCTGTTACAGACACATATGATGAAGCAACAATTTCTAAATACTATGAAGAGAATAAAACACATTTCAAAGATAAAGAGGGAAAACTGCTAGAACTAGCTCAAGCAAAAGATGCAGTTGTAACAGAACTCAATGCAGCTGCTACAAAAAAAGCGGCTTTAAGAGCATTTGTTGATTATAAAAATGGGAAACTTGATGCAAATACACCTGTAGGTGAAGCAACAGTTTCAATGAGAAAAAATCCATTTAACTCTGAAGTTTTACAAAAACTTGCAACAACGGCTATGACAAAACCTTTTATCAAACCTATTGAAGTTAACGGTATCTACTACAGTTTTGAACTTGTTAACGTAAATCCTGCAACACCGAAAACTTTTGCCGAAGCAAAATCTTTAGTAATTCCATTCTACTTAGATCAAAAGAAAAAAGAGAAAATTCTTGAACTTGCAAACCACTCTGTTGAAACTTTCAAAGGTGAAACTTCTAAATTTTTAACTATTGAATCAACAGACAAGCTAGATTCTTTAACAGATGGTGAAAATATGGAGTTTTTACAAAAACTTTTCAAATCTGATAAAAAACGTAGTTTTATAACTTTACAAAGTGGAAAAATTGTTCTTTATGATATTTTGGAACAAAAGTTGCTTGAAAAATCAAATAATGATCAGGCTAATGTGGTAGCTAGATTAAAGACGGGTATCTTCAGTGAAGGTTTAATGAAAACTTTACAAAGCAGATACAAAACTGAGATATTTATCCAAGGACTCTAA
- the ftsA gene encoding cell division protein FtsA: MSRSVLAIDIGSTKICAITADIANDNSITITGAGTTKAQGLKKGSIVNIELAARSIKTAVEDAKRVSGSTATSAIVSISGAYTKSLNSNGIVNIQSKEISFDEIKRVMHTSLYNANIPNEYEVLHALPYNFKVDDQDFIEDPLGMNASRLEVETHIITTQKSNLNNLKKAVRGAGVEVENIVLNSYASAIAVLNEDEKELGAAVIDMGAETSNIAIYSGNAIRYNEYLGVGSKHVTSDLSMALHTPLNAADKVKLDFGSLLTPSNDLIELPIIGDENTTHEVSLEVVHNVIFARVEETLMILAQFIENSRLKDQIGAGVVLTGGFSKMEGIRDLAIATFGSVPVRLAKPMEMDGLFEGLIEPEYSSAIGLVMFSAAPYTPYEIDVNKRVRHSNEEPTSSVSVDFNRTINESVPVAEQEEEKTKMVNLEGTKEKKSDEASAVSKFWNWATQLF; this comes from the coding sequence TTGAGTAGAAGCGTTTTAGCCATAGACATTGGCTCGACAAAGATTTGTGCTATAACTGCAGATATAGCAAATGACAATTCTATAACTATCACAGGTGCAGGTACCACGAAAGCCCAGGGCTTGAAAAAAGGTAGCATTGTAAACATTGAACTTGCAGCTAGAAGCATTAAAACAGCCGTTGAAGATGCAAAACGTGTATCTGGTTCAACTGCTACAAGTGCTATCGTTTCCATCTCGGGAGCATACACAAAAAGTTTAAACTCTAACGGTATTGTCAATATCCAATCAAAAGAGATCAGTTTTGATGAGATTAAACGTGTTATGCATACTTCTCTTTATAATGCAAATATTCCTAACGAATATGAAGTACTTCACGCATTACCATATAACTTTAAAGTTGATGATCAGGACTTTATCGAAGATCCGCTAGGGATGAATGCTTCTCGTTTAGAAGTTGAAACTCACATCATTACAACGCAAAAATCAAACCTAAACAACCTGAAAAAAGCAGTACGCGGTGCAGGAGTTGAAGTTGAAAACATTGTATTAAATTCTTATGCTTCGGCAATTGCAGTACTTAACGAAGATGAAAAAGAGTTAGGTGCAGCAGTAATTGATATGGGTGCTGAAACAAGTAATATTGCTATTTATTCAGGAAATGCAATCAGATATAACGAGTATTTAGGTGTTGGTTCTAAGCACGTGACTAGTGACCTTTCTATGGCATTACATACACCGCTTAATGCAGCAGACAAAGTAAAACTTGATTTCGGTTCACTTTTAACTCCAAGTAACGATTTGATTGAACTACCGATTATCGGTGATGAAAATACAACACATGAAGTCTCTTTAGAAGTTGTTCATAATGTTATTTTTGCTAGAGTTGAAGAGACACTTATGATCCTTGCACAATTTATTGAAAATTCTCGTTTGAAAGATCAAATTGGCGCAGGTGTAGTTCTTACTGGTGGTTTTTCAAAAATGGAAGGGATTCGTGATCTGGCGATTGCAACTTTTGGTTCAGTACCTGTTCGTTTAGCAAAACCTATGGAGATGGATGGTCTTTTTGAAGGACTTATTGAACCTGAATATTCAAGTGCCATTGGCCTTGTAATGTTCTCGGCTGCTCCTTATACACCTTATGAAATTGATGTTAACAAACGTGTTAGACACTCAAATGAAGAACCTACTTCATCTGTAAGTGTTGACTTTAACAGAACAATTAATGAGAGTGTTCCTGTAGCTGAACAAGAGGAGGAAAAAACCAAGATGGTGAACCTTGAGGGAACAAAAGAGAAAAAAAGCGATGAAGCTAGTGCTGTTAGCAAATTCTGGAATTGGGCTACGCAATTATTTTAA
- the ftsZ gene encoding cell division protein FtsZ, translating into MEPFIVEEVQNPSGARIIAVGVGGGGGNMIGHMLNEGVGGIEMMLVNTDAQVLNENSSATKIQIGANLTKGLGAGMKPEVGRDSALENYDEIRNALTGADIVFISAGLGGGTGTGAAPVVAQIAKEVGALTISVVTKPFKFEGKKRLQLAEAGLAELKKESDSIVVIPNDKLLSIIDRRLGLKESFKIVDSVLAQAVSGTSGVILSSGDNDINLDFADLQTVMSHQGMALMGVGEHEGENAAYEAIKAAIESPLLDNMSINGAMGVLVHFKIHPDFSFIDMSEAMEIVHESAHDEADVIWGTSTDATLPENYVRITIVATGFDKTEEEKSTNNTNFEAQESMAPKIRITPRMVVGGELDGDYLDIPAYMRKQQD; encoded by the coding sequence ATGGAACCATTTATAGTTGAAGAGGTACAAAACCCAAGCGGTGCAAGAATAATTGCTGTCGGCGTTGGTGGCGGCGGCGGTAATATGATCGGTCATATGCTGAACGAAGGTGTTGGCGGTATTGAAATGATGCTTGTTAATACTGATGCTCAAGTGTTAAACGAAAATTCATCTGCGACAAAGATCCAAATCGGTGCAAACCTGACAAAAGGTCTGGGTGCTGGTATGAAACCTGAAGTTGGTCGTGATTCGGCATTAGAGAACTATGACGAGATCAGAAACGCTTTAACAGGTGCTGATATTGTATTTATATCTGCAGGTCTTGGCGGTGGGACAGGAACTGGTGCTGCACCTGTTGTTGCACAAATCGCAAAAGAAGTTGGAGCTTTAACTATTTCAGTTGTTACAAAACCTTTCAAATTTGAAGGTAAAAAAAGACTACAACTTGCTGAAGCAGGTTTAGCTGAGCTGAAAAAAGAAAGTGATTCAATTGTTGTTATTCCAAATGACAAACTTTTATCTATCATCGACAGACGTCTAGGTTTAAAAGAGAGTTTTAAAATCGTTGACAGTGTTTTAGCACAAGCGGTAAGCGGTACTTCAGGTGTTATCCTTTCAAGTGGTGACAACGATATCAACCTTGACTTCGCCGATTTACAAACTGTAATGAGTCACCAAGGTATGGCACTGATGGGTGTTGGTGAGCATGAAGGTGAAAATGCAGCTTATGAAGCTATTAAAGCAGCAATTGAGTCTCCGTTACTTGATAATATGTCAATCAACGGTGCAATGGGTGTGCTTGTTCACTTCAAAATTCATCCTGATTTTTCATTTATCGATATGTCTGAAGCGATGGAAATCGTACATGAAAGTGCTCATGATGAGGCTGATGTTATCTGGGGAACTTCAACAGATGCAACATTACCGGAAAATTATGTAAGAATCACTATCGTAGCAACTGGTTTTGATAAAACTGAAGAAGAAAAATCAACAAATAATACTAATTTTGAAGCACAAGAATCAATGGCTCCAAAAATTAGAATCACTCCTCGTATGGTTGTAGGTGGCGAGTTAGACGGTGACTACCTTGATATCCCTGCATATATGAGAAAACAACAAGACTAA
- a CDS encoding J domain-containing protein: MKAKSLLGLREQSSLKEIKQKYKLLMKKWHPDKHRDDPDKATKMSMQINEAYETILNYCENFEYPFDEETIKKATYTPQEWWNDKFGPNR; this comes from the coding sequence ATGAAGGCCAAATCACTCCTTGGTCTTCGTGAACAATCCTCTCTAAAAGAAATCAAACAAAAATATAAACTGCTCATGAAAAAATGGCATCCTGATAAACATAGGGATGATCCAGATAAAGCTACTAAAATGAGTATGCAGATCAATGAAGCATATGAAACTATTTTAAACTACTGTGAAAACTTTGAATATCCGTTTGATGAAGAGACGATAAAAAAGGCAACTTATACACCGCAAGAATGGTGGAATGATAAGTTTGGACCTAATAGATAA
- a CDS encoding ABC transporter ATP-binding protein, which produces MISLIDINKSYKDKHALQSINVIFKEGELVILKGVSGSGKTTILSLISAMLKPTSGEVIVDGKKLSKIADHFASEYRRDNIGFIFQKYNLIPDMSVADNILLPLRPLNLPKEELSDRLEKVLVQYKLEEFSATMSQNLSGGQQQRVAIARAIINDPKIILADEPTSNLDRALSLEFIEHLKRLKAVNKTIIIATHDPLFFELDFIDRIIEIEDGQIIE; this is translated from the coding sequence ATGATTAGCTTAATAGATATCAATAAATCTTACAAAGATAAACATGCTTTACAAAGTATCAATGTAATATTTAAAGAAGGAGAACTTGTCATTTTAAAAGGAGTGAGCGGAAGCGGTAAGACAACTATCCTTTCACTCATCTCAGCTATGTTAAAACCGACTTCAGGGGAGGTTATAGTAGATGGGAAGAAGCTTTCTAAAATAGCGGATCATTTTGCCAGTGAATATAGACGTGACAATATAGGGTTTATTTTTCAAAAATACAATCTTATTCCGGATATGAGCGTAGCAGACAATATCTTGCTGCCTCTACGACCGCTAAATTTACCAAAAGAAGAATTGAGTGATAGACTGGAGAAAGTCCTGGTTCAGTATAAACTTGAAGAGTTCAGTGCTACGATGTCTCAAAACCTTTCAGGCGGACAGCAGCAACGTGTAGCAATTGCGAGAGCCATTATAAATGATCCAAAGATCATTTTGGCAGATGAGCCGACATCAAATTTGGATAGAGCTTTGTCTTTAGAATTTATAGAGCACCTAAAGAGATTAAAAGCTGTAAATAAAACTATTATTATCGCAACCCACGATCCGCTCTTTTTTGAACTAGATTTTATCGATCGCATAATAGAGATCGAAGACGGACAGATAATAGAATGA
- a CDS encoding FtsX-like permease family protein yields the protein MISFNSQLFFYAVQSLFRFFSKNLFIVIIYTLLVMLLSTLFLIQTSIKTVVISETENSPDIVVQNQKALQATTMDDHKLDKILEFYGVSDVLGRVYGHYDYKQADTVFTIIGIDPFETQKKLYISELLKQNDLSSNSMFVSTQLNSIFQRHYYTEYFNFVKPSLDLKQMKFSRTFESQELDKQKLCLMCKEDAREIFAYKADEITDVAIYLSNPNELMSVITKLQQLYPNAKIITKEDEKTKVEHLFDYDSGVFITLFTIAVFTFFMIIFDKTNGVSSSEKKEIGILKALGWRVEDILRVKLYEASIVSLFSYILGVLLALAYLYLFDGYYIRDIFLNIINVSAIESLDITLDIKALAIVFFLSVPVYIAATLIPSWRVATRDADEVMR from the coding sequence ATGATTAGTTTTAATTCACAGCTCTTTTTCTATGCAGTGCAGTCACTCTTTCGTTTCTTTTCGAAAAATCTTTTTATCGTGATCATCTATACACTCTTAGTGATGTTGCTCTCTACGTTATTTCTTATCCAGACAAGTATAAAAACGGTAGTAATTTCTGAGACGGAAAATTCACCTGATATTGTGGTACAAAACCAAAAAGCTTTACAGGCAACTACCATGGATGATCATAAACTTGATAAGATACTTGAATTTTACGGTGTAAGTGACGTACTTGGAAGGGTATATGGTCACTATGATTATAAACAGGCTGATACAGTTTTTACAATTATAGGAATCGATCCTTTTGAGACACAAAAAAAGCTTTATATAAGTGAACTTTTAAAACAAAACGATTTAAGCTCAAATAGTATGTTTGTATCGACACAATTAAATTCAATCTTTCAAAGACATTATTACACTGAGTATTTTAATTTCGTGAAACCCTCTTTAGATCTAAAGCAGATGAAGTTTTCCCGTACATTTGAATCTCAAGAGTTAGATAAACAAAAGCTTTGTCTTATGTGTAAAGAGGATGCAAGAGAGATTTTCGCTTATAAAGCTGATGAGATCACGGATGTGGCAATTTATCTTTCAAATCCAAATGAATTAATGAGCGTGATCACAAAACTGCAGCAATTGTATCCGAATGCAAAGATTATTACAAAAGAGGATGAAAAAACAAAAGTTGAACACCTTTTTGATTATGACAGCGGAGTTTTTATTACACTCTTTACAATTGCAGTCTTTACCTTCTTTATGATTATTTTTGACAAGACAAACGGTGTCAGCAGCTCTGAAAAAAAAGAGATAGGGATCTTAAAAGCATTAGGATGGAGAGTTGAGGATATCTTACGTGTAAAACTGTATGAAGCAAGCATAGTCTCTTTATTCTCTTATATTTTAGGGGTATTACTGGCTCTTGCATATCTTTATCTTTTTGACGGGTATTATATTCGGGATATTTTCTTAAATATCATTAATGTATCGGCTATCGAGTCGCTTGATATTACACTCGATATAAAGGCTTTGGCAATAGTATTTTTCTTGAGTGTACCTGTATATATTGCTGCAACGCTTATTCCTTCATGGAGAGTTGCAACACGTGATGCTGATGAGGTGATGAGATGA